The genomic interval TGACTGTAATATTTGAGTTAGGTAAACCATCTGTTGGCATTGAACTGACAAATAACATCCTATTACGCATTAATCCACAGACCGGACAAGCTGTTAGCCTCAATTTCTTTGACTTTTCAATCCTGTCTCAAGCCTCAGATATTGGATCACGTAGTTTTCCTCTGACCGGGCTAACTAGCTTATCTAAAGAGCTTCAAGAAAATACCTTGCAGATTTTACAAAGCAAACCTGCCAGCGATTTTCTGCAAGTTTCTGCCTATACCCCCTCCCTGCATGAAACGATTCCAATCATTTTGTTGCAACCAGCAATAAGCAAGATGGTTGCCGCTTAGTCAGCGATCTTTGGTTATGAAAGGCGATCGCTCTGTTTATGAGATAGGAAGATTGCCCCCTGGACAACCTTCAAAATCATCCGCCCTCAGCGCCCTTTAATCTGCCACTGCTGCCTGAGTGGAATTGGTTGCAAGGCGGCCATCTTCCATATAAATAATGCGATCGGCAATGTCTAAAATTCGATTGTCGTGGGTGACTAACAAAATCGTGCAACCCTGTTCTTTTGCGAGTTTCTGCATGATTTCAACCACATCTCTGCCCGATTTCTTATCTAATGCCGCGGTCGGTTCATCTGCTAACACAATTTTGGGATGACTCACCAATGCCCGCGCGATCGCCACCCGTTGTTTTTGCCCCCCCGAAAGATCATCCGGATAATAATTCAACCGATTTCCTAAACCAACCAGTTCCAGCATTTCCGTCGATCGCTGCTGCATTTCCGCGATCGAAATTCGTTCATTTAACTCCAGCCCCATACGGGCATTTTGCAATGCGGTTAAACTACTGTGCAAATTGTGGGCTTGAAAAATGTAACCATTGTGCCGCCTTGCCAGCGCTAACTCCCCCGCACTGGCACCACAGAGTTCCTGCCCCAAAACTTGCAGGCTGCCCGCCTGCGCCGATCGCAATCCACCCACCAAGGTCAGCAGGGTCGTTTTTCCCGATCCGGAGGGGCCGGTCATGATGATGATCTCACCCGCATTAATTTCCAGGTTG from Kovacikia minuta CCNUW1 carries:
- a CDS encoding DevA family ABC transporter ATP-binding protein; its protein translation is MNPTLLHPTPHTPHPIPHTPVISIQNLDHYFGTGQLRKQVLFDINLEINAGEIIIMTGPSGSGKTTLLTLVGGLRSAQAGSLQVLGQELCGASAGELALARRHNGYIFQAHNLHSSLTALQNARMGLELNERISIAEMQQRSTEMLELVGLGNRLNYYPDDLSGGQKQRVAIARALVSHPKIVLADEPTAALDKKSGRDVVEIMQKLAKEQGCTILLVTHDNRILDIADRIIYMEDGRLATNSTQAAVAD
- a CDS encoding DUF2283 domain-containing protein, which encodes MEKPKIKYDEMSDTLTVIFELGKPSVGIELTNNILLRINPQTGQAVSLNFFDFSILSQASDIGSRSFPLTGLTSLSKELQENTLQILQSKPASDFLQVSAYTPSLHETIPIILLQPAISKMVAA